A genomic window from Streptomyces sp. 846.5 includes:
- a CDS encoding GntR family transcriptional regulator — protein sequence MPEGSDDKRPRSQQIAAELREAMERGTYPPGSQLPSQRELAQQYRVARNTVDEALKTLGRQGLLTSEWGRGVFVREKKVLIRLGSDRYSPKYRETGLSPFLLECAKQGKRGRFEVLSIERVTPDPTVADQLKISPKTKSALRRENVFYADDDPVYRVTTWIPWTIAQGTGLLEAEVPHQFGIHGVLEDKGHVMSRINDDITARMPTPEETQYLQLPPGVPVIDVLHTSLDQADEPYEVTRFVMRADMNALHYNAPVE from the coding sequence ATGCCGGAAGGGTCCGACGACAAGAGGCCCCGTAGCCAGCAGATCGCCGCCGAGCTGCGCGAAGCTATGGAGCGCGGGACCTATCCGCCCGGGTCGCAACTGCCGTCACAGCGGGAACTGGCGCAGCAGTACCGAGTGGCGCGCAATACCGTCGATGAGGCATTGAAGACCCTGGGTCGGCAGGGACTCCTCACCTCCGAATGGGGCCGCGGCGTCTTCGTCCGGGAGAAGAAGGTTCTCATTCGCCTCGGAAGCGACCGATACTCACCCAAATACCGCGAAACGGGCCTCTCGCCGTTCCTGCTGGAGTGCGCCAAGCAGGGCAAGCGAGGACGCTTCGAAGTCCTCAGCATCGAGCGCGTGACCCCGGATCCCACGGTCGCCGATCAGCTGAAGATCTCGCCGAAGACCAAGTCAGCCCTGCGCCGGGAGAACGTCTTCTACGCGGACGACGATCCGGTCTACCGCGTGACCACCTGGATCCCGTGGACCATCGCCCAGGGCACCGGACTGCTCGAAGCAGAGGTTCCTCATCAGTTCGGCATCCACGGAGTCCTTGAAGACAAAGGGCACGTGATGTCCCGCATCAACGACGACATCACCGCCAGGATGCCCACGCCCGAAGAGACCCAGTACCTGCAACTGCCGCCGGGCGTGCCGGTCATCGACGTGCTGCACACCAGCCTCGACCAGGCGGACGAGCCGTATGAGGTAACCCGGTTCGTGATGCGTGCCGACATGAACGCACTGCACTACAACGCCCCTGTTGAGTAG